One region of Carya illinoinensis cultivar Pawnee chromosome 8, C.illinoinensisPawnee_v1, whole genome shotgun sequence genomic DNA includes:
- the LOC122318956 gene encoding rubredoxin gives MACATTRPTFCFHPSTSFPQSTPPKPKPHFPATSPVFPKLSLLHKPHRLSNLHSIDISKEDTPTSSQQPSSNPEEPQEPQEKFDKRRLEEKFAVLNTGIYECRSCGHKYDEAVGDPSYPIPPGLQFDKLPEGWRCPTCGAAKSFFESKSVEIAGFAQNQQFGLGGNALTSGQKAILIYGSLLLFFVLFLSGYWLQ, from the coding sequence ATGGCTTGTGCAACAACAAGACCCACCTTCTGTTTCCACCCCTCAACCTCTTTCCCTCAATCCACACCTCCAAAACCCAAACCCCATTTCCCCGCCACCTCTCCTGTTTTCCCCAAACTCTCACTTCTGCACAAGCCCCACAGACTTAGTAACCTTCACTCCATTGATATCTCCAAAGAAGACACTCCCACCTCCAGCCAACAACCCTCTTCAAACCCTGAAGAACCACAAGAGCCTCAAGAGAAATTCGACAAACGCCGACTAGAAGAGAAGTTTGCAGTGTTAAACACTGGTATCTACGAGTGTAGGTCTTGTGGCCACAAGTATGATGAAGCAGTGGGAGACCCTTCATATCCGATACCGCCAGGTTTGCAGTTTGATAAGCTGCCTGAGGGTTGGAGGTGCCCGACTTGTGGGGCGGCCAAGAGTTTCTTTGAGAGTAAGAGTGTGGAGATTGCTGGTTTTGCGCAGAACCAGCAGTTTGGGCTTGGAGGGAATGCTCTGACTTCTGGGCAGAAGGCTATTCTTATATATGGGAGCTTGCTGCTTTTCTTTGTCTTGTTCTTGTCTGGGTACTGGCTGCAATAG
- the LOC122317916 gene encoding probable transcription factor At3g04930 has translation MASEQDDTVFPEEDLDDELSDGDEDEDDDDDDDDEDVINSASPSTSSPAANSVTVALPASSLPIGDPPIATSSIATAATTTTMVTPSPKRHPTDPQEKKPQPLDDSRRLFQRLWTDEDEIELLQGFLDYTTSRGSTHHNDTALFYDQIKSKLQLDFNKNQLVEKLRRLKKKYRNVLAKSSAGKDVSFKSPHDQATFEISRKIWRNDDHNTGRFAVDDSVFDDDDPNVKTPTFNFNNYEEIGEKKMISTPRSRKRPRSQSQPQPQPGYRSEEKRISSQADIKVNGNDSINHSNLGGLIEETVRSCLSPLFKELLSNAMGVGGRGIGFGFGGLGMNAMATNVIPLSFGGGGGGVGGEGVVDERWRKQQILELEVYSKRLDLVQDQIRAALDELRSAGR, from the coding sequence ATGGCCTCCGAGCAAGACGACACCGTTTTCCCCGAAGAGGACCTCGACGACGAGTTATCCGATGGTGATGAAGACgaagacgacgacgacgacgacgacgacgaagATGTCATCAACTCCGCCTCACCCTCCACTTCATCTCCCGCCGCCAACTCCGTCACCGTTGCCTTGCCGGCATCCTCTCTTCCTATAGGTGATCCCCCGATTGCCACCTCATCTATCGCCACcgccgccaccaccaccaccatggtCACCCCTTCCCCCAAACGACATCCTACCGACCCCCAAGAGAAGAAGCCTCAGCCCCTCGACGACTCGCGTAGGTTATTCCAGCGACTTTGGACGGACGAGGACGAGATCGAGCTCCTCCAAGGCTTCCTTGACTATACCACATCGCGAGGATCCACCCACCACAACGACACCGCTTTGTTCTACGACCAGATCAAGTCCAAGCTCCAGCTCGACTTCAACAAGAACCAGCTCGTCGAGAAGCTTCGTCGTTTGAAGAAGAAGTACCGCAACGTCCTCGCAAAATCCAGCGCAGGCAAAGACGTCTCCTTCAAGAGCCCCCACGACCAGGCCACCTTCGAAATCTCCCGCAAGATTTGGAGGAACGACGACCACAACACCGGCAGATTCGCCGTAGATGATTCTGTTTTCGATGACGACGATCCCAATGTTAAAACCCCTACTTTTAACTTCAACAATTACGAAGAAATCGGTGAGAAAAAGATGATTTCGACGCCGAGGTCGCGCAAGCGGCCGCGATCGCAGTCGCAGCCGCAGCCGCAGCCGGGGTATCGGAGCGAAGAGAAACGCATTTCATCACAAGCTGATATCAAAGTTAACGGCAATGATAGTATTAATCATTCTAATTTGGGGGGTTTGATTGAGGAGACGGTGAGGAGTTGTTTGTCGCCGCTGTTTAAGGAGCTGTTAAGCAATGCGATGGGGGTTGGGGGGAGAGgaattgggtttgggtttgggGGTTTAGGAATGAATGCGATGGCGACGAATGTGATCCCATTGAGTttcggtggtggtggtggaggagtAGGAGGGGAAGGGGTGGTAGATGAGAGGTGGAGGAAGCAGCAGATACTGGAGCTGGAGGTGTACTCGAAGCGATTGGATCTAGTTCAGGATCAGATTCGAGCGGCTTTAGACGAGTTACGGTCCGCGGGACGATGA
- the LOC122274716 gene encoding probable transcription factor At5g28040, with protein sequence MLSSFVDWIVFSSSSSSSFSSSYSSSTSSRYDHEDNDQEVISNEKNNVVLDGVAANGDTIPVGIAVTDASAAVTVAVPATEAPIRDHPPPITTMIINSRKRRRIDYDEDDDVVLMAAQEEKKHLDDSRRPSHRLWTNEDEIQLLQGYLEHTRSRGNVIHHNDTALFCEQIGSKLQVGFNKNQLLEKLRRLKKKYRNVLEKINSDKEFSYKSMHDQATFEISCKIWGDTRPMGKLGVEENTLDDDDDQPSPTTFNHLNLVDVKVESEEVLSDLRLRKPTKSGHASKNRWISNRRNNDNNNDDVEDNNIDNGNATSLIKDTVLRSCLSPWFKELLSNAFCPMPLNGTLQGASTMSLQGEEQVDEKGREQRILELERYSKQLELVQDRIKVALQELRSNIRE encoded by the coding sequence ATGCTCTCTTCCTTTGTCGACTGGATCGTgttctcttcctcctcatcctcttccttttcttcttcttattcttcctcAACTTCTTCCCGATACGACCACGAAGACAATGATCAGGAGGTAATCAGCAATGAGAAAAACAACGTCGTCTTGGATGGCGTTGCCGCAAATGGTGATACCATTCCGGTGGGCATTGCTGTCACCGACGCGTCTGCTGCGGTCACTGTTGCCGTCCCTGCTACCGAGGCCCCGATACGTGATCACCCTCCACCCATCACGACTATGATCATCAATAGTCGAAAACGGCGACGCATTGACTACGACGAGGACGATGATGTCGTATTAATGGCCgcacaagaagaaaaaaagcacCTTGACGACTCTCGTAGACCGTCTCACCGGCTTTGGACCAACGAGGACGAGATCCAGCTCTTGCAAGGCTACCTCGAGCACACGAGGAGTCGCGGCAATGTTATACACCACAATGACACCGCATTATTCTGTGAACAAATCGGGTCCAAGCTTCAGGTTGGCTTCAACAAGAACCAGCTCTTGGAGAAGCTCCGAAGGCTAAAGAAGAAGTACCGAAACGTTCTTGAAAAAATCAATTCAGACAAAGAGTTTTCTTACAAGAGCATGCATGATCAGGCTACTTTTGAAATTTCTTGTAAGATTTGGGGCGATACAAGGCCCATGGGCAAACTTGGCGTCGAAGAGAATACgttggatgatgatgatgatcaaccGAGTCCCACAACCTTCAATCATCTTAATCTTGTCGATGTCAAGGTGGAGAGTGAGGAAGTTCTGAGCGATTTGAGGCTGCGCAAGCCGACAAAGTCCGGCCACGCTTCGAAGAACCGTTGGATATCAAATCGTAGAAACAACGACAACAATAATGATGATGTTGAAGACAACAATATTGACAACGGAAATGCAACGAGTTTGATCAAGGATACAGTACTGAGGAGTTGTTTGTCACCCTGGTTTAAGGAGTTGTTGAGTAATGCATTTTGTCCAATGCCGTTGAATGGTACTCTTCAAGGGGCGTCGACCATGAGTTTGCAGGGTGAGGAACAAGTGGATGAGAAGGGGAGAGAGCAACGAATTTTGGAGTTGGAGAGGTATTCCAAgcagttggagttggtgcaagATCGAATTAAGGTAGCTTTGCAGGAGTTGCGGTCTAATATCAGAGAGTGA